The DNA region TGGATCTTTGGTCCCGGGAGAGTAGGTCGCCGCCAAGATAAGGCTTTTTTATAAATTTAGAATTTAAAATTTATAATTTCTCCTGTATGCTAGCCGCGTTATCTTCCTCTTGCTGATTTCTATGAAAAAAAATTACATTCTGTATATTCTCATTCCAGTCATTGTCCTCTTACTCGGAATACTTCTGATACAAAGAACCCCCAAAGAAAGTTTGGAGTACGTTGCCGCTCTCACCGTTGATGATTGCAACGGAAAAAGTATTGGAGCGAGATGCGGAGGTGGTATTCTTGCCGAGACAGGAAAGAATGGGCTCATTATGGCAGAGAGAGATGCAGGAATTTTTGATTGGGATACAGCGCTTAAAAGCTGCCCTCAGGGCTGGGAACTTCCGATGGGAGACGAGCTTTTTAATATATATCAGAATTTACGCGGCTCTGGAGCGGATAAAGATGGATATTCTTCCAATAATTTTTGTGTTGCGAGTCAGGGGAAGTGCAGAGAAGATGACCCATGGTTCCCTTATCTCTATTGGTCGAGCCAGACGAGAAATGAAAAATATGTACACGCCATAAATTTTCGAGATGGGGTTCCGACCGATCAATTGCGAGGAGTAAATCTCTCCGCTCGATGTGTTAAACGTACCAATGTTGATTCATCCAGACCAAATAGTTTGTCGATAAATCCCTCTGACTCGCCTCGTGATTGGGCAGCAGAATACGTAGAAAAGCTTCGCCAGAATAAGATTATTGGTGCAGAAGAAGATTTTGCTGGTGACCAAGCAATAAAAAGGTCAGAAGCGGTGAAAATTTTGGTTCTCGCTTCAAAAGTCGACTTGAGACAAAGTGTACTCCCCTTCTCTGATGTTTCGAGTGAAAATTGGTATGCTGTGTATTTGAAAACAGCGTATGCCCTCAAATGGATTTCCGGGTATCCCGATGGGACATTTCGTGGAGAAAATACACTCACACGGGCAGAGTCTACAAAAATTCTTATGACAGCGGCTGGAAAACGAATTGATGGAGTGACAACATCTCCATTTCCCGATGTTCCGAGTACACACTGGTCTGCTCCTTTTATTTCAAGTGCTGTGAATTTGGGACTTGTTTCTGGATACGGAGATGGAACGTTCCGTCCGAATGATCTCATTACCAAAAATGAATTCGCAAAACTTGCAGTAGTGTTTTTTGGCTTGTAGCAATCGTCATCCTTCGACTTCTCCGCTAAAGCGGACTCACTCAGAATGACGTTTTCTGCAAAAATTCATTGAAATTCAAATAATATTTTGAGACAATATCAATGTTTCCTTTTTATGAAAAGGAATTATCGATATTTCTTTTTCTGCAAAAACTCATGAAAATTGCACTTCTTTGTGGAGGTCCGTCTCTCGAAAGAGGAATTTCTCTCAATTCTGCGAGGTCTGTTCTCGATCATCTCGAGAGTGAAGAAATTGAGATTGTCCCCATTTATTTTGATCACAAAAAAAATGCATATCAGATTTCCACCGCGCAACTCTATTCCAACACTCCATCGGATTTCGACTTCAAACTCCAAGAAACCGCCAAACCACTTCCGAAAAAACA from Candidatus Peregrinibacteria bacterium includes:
- a CDS encoding S-layer homology domain-containing protein — translated: MKKNYILYILIPVIVLLLGILLIQRTPKESLEYVAALTVDDCNGKSIGARCGGGILAETGKNGLIMAERDAGIFDWDTALKSCPQGWELPMGDELFNIYQNLRGSGADKDGYSSNNFCVASQGKCREDDPWFPYLYWSSQTRNEKYVHAINFRDGVPTDQLRGVNLSARCVKRTNVDSSRPNSLSINPSDSPRDWAAEYVEKLRQNKIIGAEEDFAGDQAIKRSEAVKILVLASKVDLRQSVLPFSDVSSENWYAVYLKTAYALKWISGYPDGTFRGENTLTRAESTKILMTAAGKRIDGVTTSPFPDVPSTHWSAPFISSAVNLGLVSGYGDGTFRPNDLITKNEFAKLAVVFFGL